The Pirellulaceae bacterium region CCGCCAATGCCGACTGTGTACTGAAATTTGCAACTATCGTCATCAAACGGTATTTGGTGTTGGACCTCCCTCGCCCACCATCTGTTTCATGGGCGAAGCGCCGGGAGCTGATGAAGATCGTGTCGGCGAACCGTTCGTGGGCCGCGCTGGTCAACTGCTGACCAAAATAATCCAGGCCATGCAATTGCGCCGCGAGGATGTCTTCATCCTCAATGCGCTCAAATGCCGCCCGCCGGGTAATCGAACACCGGCCGATCATGAGATTGACAACTGCCGTCCATTTGTCCAGTCACAATTGGAAGTGTTGCAACCGCAGTACATCGTTTGCCTAGGAGCAGTAGCGACCAAGTCACTATTAGGACTAAGTTCATCGGTCGGCAGTATGCGTGGCAAGTTCTTTGCGTATCGCGGTGCCAAAGTGCTGGTGACTTACCATCCGTCGTATCTGCTAAGGAACGAGCAGGCCAAACGATTGGTGTGGGAAGACATGCAATTGCTCATGCACGAGCTGGGCATTGCCGTGCCAGGAAAAGGTTAGCTCACCAGTCGCTGTAACTCGTCAATCACGCGCTGAATTTCTTCAGTCGTCGTCGTGTGTACGATGCCCAGCCGTACCATGCCGTCACGTGCCTGTCCAAGCGCGGCGCAGATAT contains the following coding sequences:
- a CDS encoding uracil-DNA glycosylase — protein: MSASEIDLQLALRQTLENFERCGVRWVTRGSVEDLPQEWLDVISDRCGQVDVDSVKTSQSVAGTAAADRPAVFRQPDRGSSEDAVGGVTSTHLDIDSVPVQQAPMLRVHGMIGDAGSRGWTRPALQVAARVEVFKELENSIRQCRLCTEICNYRHQTVFGVGPPSPTICFMGEAPGADEDRVGEPFVGRAGQLLTKIIQAMQLRREDVFILNALKCRPPGNRTPADHEIDNCRPFVQSQLEVLQPQYIVCLGAVATKSLLGLSSSVGSMRGKFFAYRGAKVLVTYHPSYLLRNEQAKRLVWEDMQLLMHELGIAVPGKG